One Trichoderma asperellum chromosome 5, complete sequence genomic region harbors:
- a CDS encoding uncharacterized protein (EggNog:ENOG41~TransMembrane:12 (i9-31o51-73i80-97o103-126i138-163o175-194i269-292o304-325i337-356o368-393i405-428o434-455i)): MKWLKAPPFYVWASLAASSVSILFGLDTGNIGPVTTMPAFRKTFGDFSPTVHGVVVSSVLISGAFTALIAGILGHRFGQVRIFAIGSFIYGVGAAIQSSATSLSAFIIGRLIQGIGEGLFVSNVWVQVSEMSPTRVRGTLTALPQFTIVLGLVCGFFICYGTSRLGASTTLSWRLPLVVSSALGFLLSGTYWFVPASPRWLLARGRFTEARDVLIRLGFDEVEREKLLEESMTQVQAHNPHDVAIWEEFKQTFAGFREAFSAPFRARTIFGCFIMGMQQLAGIDGVFYYAPILFEKAGLSGEQASFLASGVSALAILGITIPATFLADKWGRRTSSLLGGVLITTLMLLMGSLYAADKVHADRGAGKWVVIVSIYLFAIVFNGTWAIGFRIFLIESLPRKTRSSASSLAQSANWFSNYVVALITPVLISKTTYGAYYLFAFSSLFTTVVVALRMFETRGHSLEEIEQRYTQSRSISTGVSMPMLRIRRVQATQ; encoded by the exons ATGAAGTGGTTAAAAGCACCGCCATTTTACGTATGGGCCAGTCTGGCGGCATCCAGCGTCTCTATACTCTTTGG CCTGGATACGGGCAACATTGGCCCTGTCACAACGATGCCCGCCTTCCGCAAGACCTTTGGTGACTTTTCACCAACCGTTCATGGAGTTGTCGTTTCATCTGTACTCATTTCCGGCGCCTTTACGGCTCTCATCGCCGGCATCCTTGGCCACCGCTTCGGCCAGGTCCGCATCTTCGCCATAGGGTCCTTCATCTATGGCGTTGGAGCAGCCATCCAGTCTTCCGCTACATCGCTGAGCGCCTTCATCATTGGGCGACTTATCCAAGGCATAGGTGAGGGCCTGTTTGTGAGCAATGTATGGGTGCAGGTTTCAGAAATGTCCCCGACCAGAGTCAGGGGCACGTTGACAGCACTTCCGCAGTTCACAATCGTTTTGGGTTTGGTTTgtggcttcttcatctgctaCGGCACTTCACGTCTGGGTGCATCGACAACGCTTAGCTGGCGACTTCCGCTGGTCGTCTCATCGGCCCTCGGCTTTCTGCTATCGGGAACGTACTGGTTTGTCCCTGCTTCTCCGCGCTGGTTGCTGGCCAGAGGTCGATTCACTGAGGCGCGCGATGTTCTCATTCGCCTTGGCTTTGATGAGGTTGAGCGTGaaaagctgctggaggagTCCATGACCCAAGTACAGGCTCATAACCCCCATGATGTAGCAATTTGGGAAGAGTTCAAACAGACATTTGCAGGATTCAGGGAAGCCTTCTCAGCTCCCTTCCGTGCTCGAACCATTTTTGGCTGTTTCATTATGGgcatgcagcagctggcGGGGATTGATGGCGTCTTTTATTATGCCCCGATTCTCTTCGAAAAGGCCGGTCTTAGTGGCGAACAGGCGTCGTTCTTGGCTTCTGGCGTTTCTGCACTGGCTATTCTCGGAATTACAATCCCGGCTACCTTCCTGGCAGACAAATGGGGCCGAAGGACTTCCAGTCTCTTAGGCGGTGTCCTGATTACCACgctgatgctgttgatgggGTCTTTGTATGCGGCCGACAAAGTTCATGCGGATAGAGGAGCCGGCAAGTGGGTGGTGATTGTGTCCATCTATCTGTTCGCCATAGTATTCAACGGAACTTGGGCAATTGGCTTCCGAATCTTCTTGATTGAGAGTTTGCCTAGAAAGACCAGGAGCAGCGCGTCAAGTCTTGCTCAGAGTGCCAATTGG TTCTCGAATTATGTTGTCGCACTTATCACGCCGGTGCTCATTTCGAAGACGACGTATGGAGCCTACTATCTCTTTGCGTTTTCGTCACTCTTCACCACAGTCGTTGTGGCATTGCGTATGTTTGAGACGAGAGGGCATAGCCTGGAAGAGATTGAGCAGCGATATACTCAAAGCAGAAGTATCTCAACTGGCGTGTCCATGCCAATGTTGAGGATAAGGCGAGTCCAAGCCACACAGTGA
- a CDS encoding uncharacterized protein (EggNog:ENOG41~TransMembrane:6 (i29-54o116-137i149-166o186-206i468-488o508-532i)) yields the protein MPSSDDTPLQRTQKAPSIKEPRKDNSVKAYTSIILLAAVPSIILSAATALLIVFTFRNRVTLSDGAGELQVPHQSDNLSLISRTMTDFVKDGGTNAYYVRLNPSTLTTIASITGKFVPYLSSAIMGLVALFAADFVLKASQKEQNDKLLTPNQLTVLMGLLSGGLVELWKATRARANMGGKFVAPISYTLAIFIIITVLSVLIPAVDTWFGIVVKPSEQTQLNITAPSNHSFGRGLLQGNDCIYSGYNYPCDALKGYGADGSFTPYIPADTEAFKILNNVSTKNIVSDLSSNSSQSLLYISDASLSSDLDFKASAFAISTKCDIMTVRCSEDNREVFDCPGDLLNQITQVTRVVFRFYNDSSLTHAISYPNYPFQNPLYFTTNILIGELHQPEQPDVLEGTMQFGCSSTIFDTTYAWVDGSIAQFNMTPANGSLGGIMSAPFINDNANISQQAVISSMVRLSTNFSSAVPLTAAAFSHSALALSYVAMESRVNVVEQSRSRVFLTRVPIIPFYILIGLNALYVLCTILLAAAAMIRTHPKESTAVKSQLTMEGFMTAVFKGESVKAQTQVSETSDGSSDHTEVVTEEVPRIAILKTDQGEWSYATVTTHGNGAVVKFI from the exons ATGCCTTCATCCGATGACACTCCTTTGCAAAGGACTCAAAAGGCCCCCAGCATCAAAGAACCCAGAAAAGACAACAGCGTCAAAGCATACACATCTATAATCCTGCTAGCCGCCGTACCATCCATTATTCTTTCAGCAGCAACCGCActtctcatcgtcttcacGTTCCGTAACCGCGTGACTCTTAGCGATGGCGCAGGCGAACTACAGGTCCCCCATCAGTCAGACAATCTGTCTTTAATTTCGAGGACTATGACCGACTTTGTTAAAGATGGGGGAACCAATGCCTATTATGTCCGACTCAACCCATCTACTCTGACTACAATTGCTTCCATTACTGGGAAATTTGTCCCGTACCTATCAAGCGCCATCATGGGACTAGTGGCACTTTTCGCTGCAGATTTTGTTCTGAAAGCATCGCAAAAGGAGCAGAATGACAAGCTCCTGACGCCAAATCAATTGACGGTACTGATGGGTCTCTTGTCTGGTGGGTTGGTCGAGTTATGGAAAGCTACCCGTGCTCGGGCGAACATGGGAGGGAAATTCGTAGCCCCAATTTCATATACACTTGCCATCTTCATTATCATCACGGTCTTGAG TGTCCTTATTCCAGCAGTTGATACCTGGTTTGGCATTGTTGTCAAGCCAAGCGAGCAAACACAACTAAACATCACCGCCCCTTCAAACCACTCCTTCGGTCGAGGACTTTTACAGGGAAATGACTGCATTTATTCTGGTTATAATTACCCATGCGATGCGTTGAAAGGATATGGGGCTGACGGCTCCTTTACACCATATATTCCCGCCGACACTGAGGCTTTCAAAATCTTAAACAATGTTTCCACTAAGAATATTGTATCTGATCTCTCCTCAAACTCATCACAGTCTCTCTTATATATTTCAGATGCAAGCTTGTCATCAGACCTGGACTTTAAGGCGAGCGCATTCGCCATCTCTACAAAGTGCGACATAATGACCGTTCGATGCTCAGAAGACAATCGTGAAGTTTTCGACTGTCCGGGTGATCTTTTAAATCAGATCACGCAAGTGACCAGAGTTGTTTTCCGCTTCTACAACGACTCGAGCCTGACGCACGCCATTTCTTACCCCAATTATCCTTTCCAGAATCCGTTGTATTTCACCACCAACATCTTAATAGGGGAACTCCATCAGCCGGAGCAACCCGACGTGCTGGAGGGCACGATGCAATTCGGCTGCTCCAGCACAATTTTCGACACCACCTATGCGTGGGTGGACGGATCCATAGCCCAATTCAACATGACCCCCGCGAATGGCTCTCTCGGCGGCATCATGTCTGCCCCTTTCATCAACGACAACGCCAACATCTCACAGCAGGCCGTAATCTCTTCTATGGTCAGACTCAGCACCAACTTCTCGAGTGCTGTCCCTCTCACGGCAGCTGCTTTCTCTCACAGCGCGCTGGCACTATCCTATGTCGCAATGGAGAGTCGAGTGAACGTGGTCGAGCAGTCCCGTTCAAGAGTGTTCCTCACACGGGTCCCAATCATACCATTTTATATCTTGATCGGGCTCAATGCATTGTATGTCCTGTGTACAATACTactagctgcagctgcgatGATTCGAACGCACCCAAAGGAGTCGACGGCGGTAAAATCACAGCTTACTATGGAGGGATTCATGACGGCAGTCTTCAAAGGAGAGAGTGTCAAGGCTCAGACTCAAGTCTCAGAGACTTCGGATGGGTCATCAGACCATACCGAGGTTGTTACCGAGGAAGTGCCAAgaattgctattttaaagaCAGACCAGGGCGAATGGTCCTATGCCACAGTAACGACACATGGCAATGGAGCGGTGGTGAagtttatatag
- a CDS encoding uncharacterized protein (EggNog:ENOG41) yields MTVSSSSKIVLVTGANQGIGFEIAKSLSSKPGYHVLVGSRDTQRGIDAAQQLQEQGFSAEPIAIDITSDKSIAEAVQQVTSKFGRLDVLVNNAGICLHDEMTSAPSLRNFHETFSVNTFGATITTEAFIPLLTASAAPRIVFVSSSMGSLTQRWGYPAGWPIYCSSKAALNMMMLHYAFKYKDAGWKINATCPGYCATNLNGFSGKDTPADGALNAVRLATLGDDGETGTFSNKEGTLPW; encoded by the exons ATGActgtttcttcctcctcaaaGATCGTCCTAGTTACAGGTGCCAACCAAGGCATCGGTTTCGAGATAGCAAAATCTCTGTCGTCAAAGCCAGGATACCACGTTCTTGTGGGCAGTCGTGATACTCAGCGTGGAATTGATGCGgcccagcagcttcaagagcaGGGTTTTAGTGCCGAGCCCATTGCCATTGA TATCACCTCTGATAAGTCTATTGCCGAAGCTGTCCAACAAGTAACATCGAAATTTGGCCGTCTTGATGTATTAGTTAATAACGCCGGTATATGCCTTCACGACGAAATGACCTCTGCCCCTTCGCTTCGCAATTTCCACGAGACGTTTTCGGTTAACACTTTTGGCGCTACAATCACAACCGAGGCGTTTATTCCCCTTTTAACGGCGTCTGCTGCACCTCGAATCGTCTTTGTATCCTCTTCCATGGGTTCGCTCACTCAGCGGTGGGGATACCCAGCCGGTTGGCCAATctactgcagcagcaaagcgGCGCTTAATATGATGATGCTTCATTATGCTTTCAAGTATAAAGACGCTGGGTGGAAGATTAATGCGACTTGTCCAGGGTACTGCGCTACCAATCTGAATGGCTTTTCTGGCAAGGATACTCCGGCAGACGGGGCTTTGAACGCAGTAAGATTGGCGACCTTGGGAGATGACGGCGAAACAGGAACGTTTTCAAACAAAGAAGGGACTTTGCCTTGGTAG